CTCAATAACCATATATTCGAAAAGACCAAAACGTAATTAGAGGaactaagtattttattttgtttgttttcaaaaacCAAATTTCTAATATTAACTAACCGTAGGCAAAATTTGCTAACATTTTGATTCATTGCTAAAACcttgtttgaatttgaatttggaatcaagaataacaacattttgcatgaagttaaaaaaaacagagttGCTTTTGACCAGTATTAAAAATTATCTAGGAATCATCTTAAGAAAGTAAATGAAGACCGTGGCGTGATGGCGTAGTGATCCACGAAGTTTGTATTATCTGTAGTGAAGAAGAGATACTGCTAGCAGCTGGTTAGTAGCCCACTGGCTTCCACGAAAATATAACTCCTCTGTGGAAGCCGCTTAGTGAAGTAAAGTGGCAAACTCCATAACCTAAAGCTTCGCAATATTTCTTCCATATTCTAATTGCCAAATGTACTGATTTCAGGAAATAAAACGCATCGCTTAGCACTGGACACGTCCCGGACCCTGTTCGAAGCGAACAGTGACTGTCAGTTCGCGGAGTACATGCCCCTGTTGTCAACGGTGTTCTCAGCAGTGTGGCTGACTATGTTCACCATGTGTCCGCGGGGAGGACGCGCCAGAGCCGGGTAAACAGCCAAAATGTCAAGTCAAAATTCAATATGTCTTTACCTCTGTATTTCCCACTGATAAACCATTCTAAGTTTGTTTACGCTCGCCTCTTGCATGGACCTATCccaaatgtttgtttaaattagaTAGAACACAGAAATACCAACTAAACAACAACAATGTCCGGAActactaaaaatgttttgcgTTTCTACTATTCGGCCagcaattaaaatttttaaactattcataAACGGTTCTTTTAGGAGGAAATGACTAAAGCAGacgtcatttaataaaattcttcagacgaaaactaattaattaacaaaacaaatacttgtacAGGACTGCACTAGTTGGCGATATTCCAAAGAGGTTacaatgtgaaatattttaaacttcttGTGAACGATGGCATTAATTAATTAGGGTGCTCATTAAGATAAGTCTGGAGTCACCAGTAAAAAAGATTGTTTAGTCTTTGAAATATCAGTAAGTTTATCATTTGTCGGCCACCAacacttaaaacttaaataaaccaATCATGCCGAGGGTTGTTGTGTTGTTTGGGCacctgggttaaggaggtcataAAGGCAGTCCCTCCTTATAATACACACTTAGCTACTATTCGTTAGACTGAAAGCCTAAGAAGGTAGAATCTATAACCTGCAGTGATCTAAAATAGAGATCGATACTCTATCAGTGAAATTCACTGGTTGTTTGAATAGCGCTGCGCCTACCACATTcatgtttgtaatattattgtcaTTCAAGTCTTCATCAACCCTGGCGCATCCTGGCTCCAGCGCTACTGTTCGCACTGGTGATGGTGGGCCTCACAGGACACAGCTTCACGCTCACCAACGGAGGCCTGCACGCGTTTTGTGCTGCCTTCTCTGACGTCACGAATTCTACTACGTAAGTTTCATGAATTTCGATGTAAAGCAGTTTCTCAAGTAAGGGTTTTATGACCATTCGCTAAAAGCATTAAGGAATATATGAGAGCAACTGTGCATCTTAATAAATTCAATCAGATTGTCTGAAAGTTTCTGcctttgtgaaaaaaatgtatacaagtgtgttcgaaaaaaataatttgttttttccataaataaatactgtagCTATAGTTTAACGCATTTCTACTTGTGTAGATGTTCCTCTGTGGGCCCATTACTTGAGCTGGGATGGAACTCGACGTGGACATTCGGCGGGCGCGTGGTGGCGACCCGTGCCACATGCGCAGGCGTGCTGGCCAGCTGGGCCTGCGCCGCCGCCCTGCTGCTCGCGCGCTGCCTCACTGCTCCCGACTTTGTTGTCAAGCGAACTGATGTCTGCCTCGCAAGGGATCCACAACAGGTATAGACAGTATAGTATACTTATTTGGTGCAAAATAATTTGGGTTACTGGAGCGGCTTGTGTTTGGTTAAGCAACTCCTTTTATTCTTTCTGGCATTCTTGTAGTggttttaagaatttattaattttatcttttttagaaAGTAATCCCTCACTTGCTGAAGTCACCGAAATATCACCAGCGCTCCAACCAAAGTTCTCCAAGTAAACGAGACAACTCGTCATTGCGCTCAGAGCCAACTGTTACCACAGAGCTGGTGACTGCTTCCGTGGAACCGGGACAAGACTCCGTGCCCACCTCTCTCCTGGTCACCCCGGTGAAGACACCACGCAACACCGAAGATATCGAAATGACGTATACGTCACAAGAACGTATTGATAACCAATAATGCTCAATTAAGAACAgagcatcaaataaaaaaaaaactacttgcCCACTTCCAAGGTAAAAATTAAAGCTTCCATTTTGCTCTATTATGTGCGTTATCATTGTTGTACCTAATTGATAGGCCGTATTATACTGTATTTAAATGGCTACAAGCTTATTTGTCTTTTTAAGCTCTATGTCACTCAATGAAGTAATGATCAGGTAGGAGAAAATAGAGACTACATGGAGTTAAAACATTATTGATATGATGTGATAAATTGTCTTTATTGGgtgttatatattttcaaagtgtaaaattatcagaaaatgGATCGTATTGTATGTTACTCGTTTACAATAAATGCATTTAAACATTAAACGtagatttttattgtgttttattttatttctcgtCGGAAACGTATACAGGAAACCTGCGCTTACTACACGCTTAACCTGCCTACTATTTAAATGGGTGAAGCTTAAAACGTgttaccgaaaaaaaaacatagccGAGTATTTCAATGCAATTCGAAAAATGAGGAGCTATATTTAACAGAGCATGCTCTTTTCGAAAAAGACACCAGTTAccaaatgtaatgtaatgtaatgctTCGTCCTTAAGTTTATACACGTGGGATCAtaaatctattataatatttattcaagacTCTCGAAGCGTGCGAAAAAGAAGACAAGAACATTGACTGTAAGTGATAGAAATTAAAAGAAGTAGACTGACGACTACATACATAGTTCTTTAGGACTGCACTTTTGACTTGAAggttttttgattatttaattatttattgtttagcAAAAATTATGACAAACGTTTTTTGATTGTTATGGTATATGGATTCATTTCTGTGTAGGAATGTGATGGTGCAAAAGCAAAAAATCCAGATGGATATATATGTCAGAGGTACCTAAACAAGGCTCTTTCAGTCACATGTCAAAACGATTTTTGTCATGCCCTACAtagcttttttaaaatatatttatataatataatataatatataatatttttttaaattttaaaactagcAATACCACACAAGCAtggctgaaaataaaacaaaacacattatgACATACTGTCAAAGTCATACATCGTTTATTCGTTTCAATATCTAATAGAATGTCAACAAGCCACCATctgatataacaaaaaaaaaaaaacaaaaattggaaAGTGaggaaaaaaattgtaaatgtgtttaaatttgAGTATATAAACGTAGACTCGACGAGCtaagaaaatgtttatgtgtAAGGTAAAAGGACTTTTATgcaaatcatattttattaaacctgCAATGCGATATGCGCACGATGATTGTGCGAAGGTATTATACCCCTTAAATAGCAGAAGACTGCTAAAAATTGGTGGCGCAGATTCTGCGGATTTCCTTCAGGGCCTCGTCACTAACGATATGAATCATTTTGCTGAAGGAGCCCGGTCTATGTATGCCATGTTCCTGAATAGCAAGGGTAGAATTCTATACGATACTCTTATTCACAAATGGGAAGACGAAAATGCTTTCATGATTGAATGCGATCACAGTGTCCTGGCCTTACTGAGAAAACATTTgcaaatgtataaattaaaaagaaaagttgaaATAGGAGACTTAAGTTCAGGTTTTCAACTATGGGCATTGACAGTACCTCCAACCATAGATTTAGAAAGTACAACTGATGCATCTGATATTCAACATAACATAAGCATGTACAAGGATCCTCGTTTGGAGGATCTGGGCTATAGAATAATAACTACCACTAATGTGGATCAATTTGACTTAAAAGAAGTATTTGGGAAAGATACAGTCTTGGAAAATGATGAGACaggatataaatatttgagaTATAAGCTAGGGGTAAGTGAAGGGGCTGATGACCTGTTCCCTGGGGCTAGCTTACCACTAGAAGCTAACTGTGACTATCTGCATGGAGTTAGTTTTCATAAAGGTTGTTATATTGGTCAAGAATTGCTAGCTCGTGTATATCATACAGGAGTTGTAAGGAAAAGAATAATGCCAATAAAGTTTGTAAATGTAAACTCAGTGGACGGTCTCGAGAGAGATGCTGAAATTATATCAGTTGATGATGGAACCTCTAATgttggaaaattaaaaagttatgctTTCAATTGTGGGTTAGGTTTAGTGAGGATAAAGGAGGCTCTAGCTGCTCAAACTCTTTGTGTTGGTCCACACACTATTGAAATTGTAAAACCGGCATGGTGGCCTGCTGAAGCTCCCAAGGAAAAGGTTAAGCCAACCACAACATCTCAAGAAGATGAAGAAGCTGTTAATGAAAATGTATACATATAAGTAACAAAACAATTGTACAATGAGATGGAGATTATGAATGAGACCAGGCTATATCAAATAGAAGtttaaactaaatattgtaACAGAAGAAATCATAATCCTTCTGGTAATTACCAAAGATATGTAACAGTGTGTTAAACTATGTACTGAATATTTAGTTATTGATGAAAGAAATTTTGTTTCAGTGAAAGATGGCTGACGATAAGAAACCAAAGGAAGAGGTGGTGCAGTTAGTTTACGATTTTAAATGTTCTTCATGTGCTATGGAGGAGAAAGCACATTATAAAGGCAAAAATCCCCCCTTTTCC
The window above is part of the Trichoplusia ni isolate ovarian cell line Hi5 chromosome 11, tn1, whole genome shotgun sequence genome. Proteins encoded here:
- the LOC113498536 gene encoding putative transferase CAF17 homolog, mitochondrial; this translates as MFMCKVKGLLCKSYFIKPAMRYAHDDCAKVLYPLNSRRLLKIGGADSADFLQGLVTNDMNHFAEGARSMYAMFLNSKGRILYDTLIHKWEDENAFMIECDHSVLALLRKHLQMYKLKRKVEIGDLSSGFQLWALTVPPTIDLESTTDASDIQHNISMYKDPRLEDLGYRIITTTNVDQFDLKEVFGKDTVLENDETGYKYLRYKLGVSEGADDLFPGASLPLEANCDYLHGVSFHKGCYIGQELLARVYHTGVVRKRIMPIKFVNVNSVDGLERDAEIISVDDGTSNVGKLKSYAFNCGLGLVRIKEALAAQTLCVGPHTIEIVKPAWWPAEAPKEKVKPTTTSQEDEEAVNENVYI
- the LOC113498535 gene encoding uncharacterized protein LOC113498535, giving the protein MTILLYDYFDLEETSSKSLSVWKACHLILYVFAAVFGIANYVFLQQAMELVNHNCLLFPRELEFHTVELIEASEMQYGVLEVNRNVTDDAQADVERNGNEQESVKEKREANDNVTLDYNETATDGNVSLTVFGNKTHRLALDTSRTLFEANSDCQFAEYMPLLSTVFSAVWLTMFTMCPRGGRARAGLHQPWRILAPALLFALVMVGLTGHSFTLTNGGLHAFCAAFSDVTNSTTCSSVGPLLELGWNSTWTFGGRVVATRATCAGVLASWACAAALLLARCLTAPDFVVKRTDVCLARDPQQKVIPHLLKSPKYHQRSNQSSPSKRDNSSLRSEPTVTTELVTASVEPGQDSVPTSLLVTPVKTPRNTEDIEMTYTSQERIDNQ